A window of the Eubalaena glacialis isolate mEubGla1 chromosome 9, mEubGla1.1.hap2.+ XY, whole genome shotgun sequence genome harbors these coding sequences:
- the SIGMAR1 gene encoding LOW QUALITY PROTEIN: sigma non-opioid intracellular receptor 1 (The sequence of the model RefSeq protein was modified relative to this genomic sequence to represent the inferred CDS: inserted 2 bases in 2 codons) translates to MVRPERRCPGALAVPIGQGEPYHGGGGGTGRGRRAXRHGGREGHSLRXPAVSALRWASPPAGMQWAVGRRWAWAALLLAAAAVLAQVVWLWLGTQSFVFQHEEIAQLARQYAGLDHELAFSRLIVELRRLHPGHVLPDEELQWVFVNAGGWMGAMCLLHASLSEYVLLFGTALGSSGHSGRYWAEISDTIISGTFHQWREGTTKSEVFYPGETVVHGPGEATAVEWGPNTWMVEYGRGVIPSTLAFALADTIFSTQDFLTLFYTLQAYARGLRLELTTYLFGQDA, encoded by the exons ATGGTTCGACCCGAGAGGCGGTGCCCCGGTGCCCTGGCAGTTCCGATTGGCCAGGGCGAGCCGTACCACGGCGGTGGCGGGGGAACGGGTCGTGGACGGCGCG AGAGACACGGAGGCCGTGAGGGTCACAGCCTCA CCCCAGCTGTCTCTGCGCTGCGCTGGGCCAGTCCGCCCGCTGGGATGCAGTGGGCCGTGGGCCGGCGGTGGGCGTGGGCCGCCCTGCTCCTGGCGGCCGCCGCTGTGCTGGCCCAGGTGGTCTGGCTCTGGCTGGGCACTCAGAGCTTCGTCTTCCAGCATGAAGAGATCGCGCAGCTGGCTCGGCAGTACGCCG GGCTGGACCACGAGCTGGCCTTCTCTCGGCTGATCGTGGAGCTGCGGCGCCTGCACCCAGGCCACGTGCTGCCCGACGAGGAGCTGCAGTGGGTGTTTGTGAACGCGGGAGGCTGGATGGGCGCCATGTGCCTTCTGCACGCCTCCCTGTCCGAGTACGTGCTGCTCTTCGGCACCGCCCTGGGCTCTAGCGGCCACTCGG GGCGCTATTGGGCTGAGATCTCGGATACCATCATCTCTGGCACCTTCCACCAATGGAGAGAGGGCACTACCAAAAGTGAGGTCTTCTACCCAG GGGAGACAGTGGTGCACGGGCCTGGTGAGGCAACGGCTGTGGAGTGGGGGCCAAACACATGGATGGTGGAGTACGGCCGGGGTGTCATCCCATCTACCCTGGCCTTTGCGCTGGCTGACACAATCTTCAGCACCCAGGACTTCCTCACCCTCTTCTATACTCTTCAAGCCTATGCCCGGGGCCTCCGGCTTGAACTCACCACCTACCTCTTTGGCCAGGATGCCTGA
- the GALT gene encoding galactose-1-phosphate uridylyltransferase isoform X1: protein MATTFRASEHQHIRYNPLQDEWVLVSAHRMKRPWQGQVEPPLLTTVPRHDPHNPLCPGATRANGEVNPHYEGTFLFDNDFPALQPDAPSPGPSDHPLFQAEAARGVCKVVCFHPWSDVTLPLMSVPEIRAVIDAWASVTEELGAQYPWVQIFENKGAMMGCSNPHPHCQVWASSFLPDVAQREERSQRAYQSQHGEPLLMEYGRQELLRKDRLVLTSEHWLVLVPFWAVWPFQTLLLPRRHVRRLPELTPAERDDLASIMKKLLTKYDNLFETSFPYSMGWHGAPTGTEAGANWGHWQLHAHYYPPLLRSATVRKFMVGYEMLAQAQRDLTPEQAAERLRALPEVHYRLGQKDRDSSHRLTTLTTGPSA, encoded by the exons ATGGCCACAACCTTCCGGGCGAGCG AGCATCAGCATATCCGCTACAACCCGCTACAAGATGAGTGGGTGCTGGTGTCAGCGCACCGCATGAAGCGGCCCTGGCAGGGGCAGGTAGAACCCCCGCTTCTGACGACAGTACCCCGCCATGACCCCCACAACCCTCTGTGTCCGGGGGCCACACGGGCCAATGGAGAG GTGAATCCCCACTATGAAGGCACCTTCCTGTTTGACAATGACTTCCCAGCTCTGCAGCCTGATGCCCCTAGTCCAG GACCCAGTGATCACCCCCTTTTCCAAGCAGAGGCTGCTCGAGGAGTTTG TAAGGTTGTGTGCTTCCACCCCTGGTCGGATGTGACACTGCCACTCATGTCAGTCCCCGAGATCCGAGCTGTCATTGATGCATGGGCCTCAGTCACAGAGGAGCTGGGTGCCCAGTACCCTTGGGTGCAG ATCTTTGAAAACAAAGGAGCCATGATGGGCTGTTCCAacccccatccccactgccaG GTGTGGGCCAGCAGTTTCCTGCCAGATGTTGCCCAGCGTGAGGAGCGATCTCAGCGGGCCTATCAGAGTCAGCATGGAGAGCCCCTGCTAATGGAGTACGGCCGCCAAGAGCTGCTCAGGAAG GACCGTCTGGTCCTAACCAGTGAGCACTGGTTAGTGCTGGTCCCCTTCTGGGCAGTGTGGCCCTTCCAGACACTACTGCTGCCCCGTCGGCATGTGCGGCGGCTGCCTGAGCTGACCCCGGCTGAGCGTGACG ATCTAGCCTCCATCATGAAGAAGCTCTTGACCAAGTATGACAACCTATTTGAGACATCCTTTCCCTACTCCATGGGCTGGCATG GGGCTCCCACGGGAACAGAGGCTGGAGCCAATTGGGGCCACTGGCAGCTACATGCTCATTATTATCCTCCACTCCTGCGCTCTGCCACAGTCCGGAAATTCATGGTTGGCTATGAAATGCTTGCCCAGGCCCAGAGGGACCTCACCCCTGAGCAG GCTGCAGAGAGACTAAGGGCGCTTCCTGAGGTTCATTACCGCCTGGGGCAGAAGGACAGAGACAGCAGCCATCGCCTGACCACACTGACCACAGGGCCTTCTGCCTGA
- the GALT gene encoding galactose-1-phosphate uridylyltransferase isoform X2, producing the protein MKRPWQGQVEPPLLTTVPRHDPHNPLCPGATRANGEVNPHYEGTFLFDNDFPALQPDAPSPGPSDHPLFQAEAARGVCKVVCFHPWSDVTLPLMSVPEIRAVIDAWASVTEELGAQYPWVQIFENKGAMMGCSNPHPHCQVWASSFLPDVAQREERSQRAYQSQHGEPLLMEYGRQELLRKDRLVLTSEHWLVLVPFWAVWPFQTLLLPRRHVRRLPELTPAERDDLASIMKKLLTKYDNLFETSFPYSMGWHGAPTGTEAGANWGHWQLHAHYYPPLLRSATVRKFMVGYEMLAQAQRDLTPEQAAERLRALPEVHYRLGQKDRDSSHRLTTLTTGPSA; encoded by the exons ATGAAGCGGCCCTGGCAGGGGCAGGTAGAACCCCCGCTTCTGACGACAGTACCCCGCCATGACCCCCACAACCCTCTGTGTCCGGGGGCCACACGGGCCAATGGAGAG GTGAATCCCCACTATGAAGGCACCTTCCTGTTTGACAATGACTTCCCAGCTCTGCAGCCTGATGCCCCTAGTCCAG GACCCAGTGATCACCCCCTTTTCCAAGCAGAGGCTGCTCGAGGAGTTTG TAAGGTTGTGTGCTTCCACCCCTGGTCGGATGTGACACTGCCACTCATGTCAGTCCCCGAGATCCGAGCTGTCATTGATGCATGGGCCTCAGTCACAGAGGAGCTGGGTGCCCAGTACCCTTGGGTGCAG ATCTTTGAAAACAAAGGAGCCATGATGGGCTGTTCCAacccccatccccactgccaG GTGTGGGCCAGCAGTTTCCTGCCAGATGTTGCCCAGCGTGAGGAGCGATCTCAGCGGGCCTATCAGAGTCAGCATGGAGAGCCCCTGCTAATGGAGTACGGCCGCCAAGAGCTGCTCAGGAAG GACCGTCTGGTCCTAACCAGTGAGCACTGGTTAGTGCTGGTCCCCTTCTGGGCAGTGTGGCCCTTCCAGACACTACTGCTGCCCCGTCGGCATGTGCGGCGGCTGCCTGAGCTGACCCCGGCTGAGCGTGACG ATCTAGCCTCCATCATGAAGAAGCTCTTGACCAAGTATGACAACCTATTTGAGACATCCTTTCCCTACTCCATGGGCTGGCATG GGGCTCCCACGGGAACAGAGGCTGGAGCCAATTGGGGCCACTGGCAGCTACATGCTCATTATTATCCTCCACTCCTGCGCTCTGCCACAGTCCGGAAATTCATGGTTGGCTATGAAATGCTTGCCCAGGCCCAGAGGGACCTCACCCCTGAGCAG GCTGCAGAGAGACTAAGGGCGCTTCCTGAGGTTCATTACCGCCTGGGGCAGAAGGACAGAGACAGCAGCCATCGCCTGACCACACTGACCACAGGGCCTTCTGCCTGA
- the IL11RA gene encoding interleukin-11 receptor subunit alpha produces the protein MSSSCSGLSRVLVAVATALVSASCPCPQAWGPPGVQYGQPGRAMTLCCPGVTAGAPVSWFRDRETRLLQGPDSGLGHELVLARAESTDEGTYICRTLDGALGGMVTLQLGYPPVRPVVSCRAADYENFSCTWSPSQVSGLPTRYLTSYRKKTVPGADGQRMSPSTGPWPCPQDPPGAARCVVHGAEFWSQYRINVTEVNPLGASTRLLDVSLQSILRPDPPQGLRVESVPGYPRRLRASWTYPASWPRQPHFLLKFRLQYRPAQHPAWSTVEPAGLEEVITDAVAGLPHAVRVSARDFLDAGTWSAWSPEAWGTPSTGPLPKEIPAGGQQHAQPEEEPQADSPAPPRPSFLPDPRPLDHRDALEQVAMLASLGIFSFLGLVAGALALGLWLRLRPDEKDGPQKSGFLAPMIPVDKLPGVPNL, from the exons ATGAGCAGCAGCTGCTCAGGGCTGAGCAGGGTCCTGGTGGCCGTGGCTACAGCCCTGGTGTCTGCCTCctgtccctgcccccaggcctgGGGCCCCCCAG GGGTCCAGTATGGGCAGCCTGGCAGGGCCATGACGCTGTGTTGCCCTGGAGTGACTGCTGG GGCCCCGGTGTCCTGGTTTCGGGACAGGGAGACAAGGCTGCTCCAGGGACCTGACTCTGGTCTAGGGCACGAACTGGTCCTGGCCCGGGCAGAAAGCACTGACGAGGGCACCTATATCTGCCGGACCCTGGATGGTGCACTTGGGGGCATGGTGACCCTGCAGCTGGGCT ACCCCCCAGTCCGCCCTGTTGTCTCCTGCCGAGCAGCTGACTATGAGAACTTCTCCTGCACTTGGAGTCCCAGCCAGGTTAGCGGTTTACCCACCCGCTACCTCACCTCCTACAG GAAGAAGACGGTACCAGGAGCTGATGGCCAAAG GATGAGTCCATCCACAGGGCCCTGGCCATGCCCACAGGACCCCCCAGGGGCTGCCCGCTGTGTAGTCCATGGGGCAGAGTTCTGGAGCCAGTACCGGATCAATGTGACTGAAGTGAACCCCCTGGGGGCCAGCACACGCCTGCTGGATGTGAGCTTGCAGAGCATCT TGCGCCCTGACCCACCCCAGGGGCTGCGGGTAGAGTCGGTACCTGGCTATCCTCGCCGCCTGCGTGCCAGCTGGACGTACCCTGCCTCCTGGCCCCGCCAGCCCCACTTCCTGCTCAAGTTCCGGCTGCAGTACCGTCCAGCACAGCATCCAGCCTGGTCCACG GTGGAACCGGCTGGATTGGAGGAGGTGATCACGGACGCTGTGGCTGGGCTGCCCCATGCCGTGCGGGTCAGTGCCCGGGACTTTCTGGACGCAGGCACCTGGAGCGCCTGGAGCCCCGAGGCCTGGGGTACTCCGAGCACCG GGCCCCTACCGAAGGAGATACCAGCTGGGGGCCAGCAACACGCGCAGCCAGAGGAAGAACCTCAGGCGGATAGCCCTGCTCCCCCAAGACCGTCCTTCCTACCAGACCCGCGGCCACTGG ACCACAGAGACGCCCTGGAGCAGGTGGCTATGCTGGCATCTTTGGGaatcttctctttcctgggactgGTGGCTGGGGCCCTGGCACTGGGGCTCTG GCTGAGGTTGAGACCAGATGAGAAGGATGGACCCCAAAAGTCTGGGTTCTTGGCCCCAATGATTCCAGTGGACAAGCTTCCAG GAGTCCCAAACCTGTAG
- the CCL27 gene encoding LOW QUALITY PROTEIN: C-C motif chemokine 27 (The sequence of the model RefSeq protein was modified relative to this genomic sequence to represent the inferred CDS: inserted 1 base in 1 codon; substituted 2 bases at 2 genomic stop codons) produces the protein MKGRRWRKKEVSRLSITKGPSPTSSLLLLLLLSPDPGGALPLAPSTTSGCTQFYXQPLSSKLLRKVIPVEFQEADGDCHLQAFVFHLSXRSICIHPQNLSLTRWFDCQGKRLQGTLPXLSLEMIGKMGRGPQ, from the exons ATGAAG ggaaggaggtggagaaagaaggaagtatCCAGGCTGAGCATCACGAAAGGGCCCTCACCCACCAGCAGCCTCCTGCTGCTACTGTTGCTAAGCCCAGACCCTGGAGGAG CATTGCCACTGGCACCCAGCACTACATCAGGCTGTACTCAGTTCTACTGACAGCCACTCTCAAGCAAACTACTGAGGAAGGTCATCCCAGTGGAATTTCAGGAAGCTGATGGAGACTGTCACCTCCAGGCCTTTGT gtttcaCCTGTCTTGACGCAGCATCTGCATCCACCCCCAGAACCTCAGCCTGACTCGGTGGTTTGACTGCCAAGGGAAGAGGCTCCAGGGGACTCTGC AACTGAGTTTGGAGATGATAGGGAAAATGGGCCGGGGCCCCCAGTAG